ATGATCTTGGTGCATCACGATAGGAATATGGGGATAGGTTTCTACCGCAGCCAAGATTAGATGGCGGAGGAAGTTTTCGCCTGCATACTTACGAGCACCGCGAGACGCTTGCAAAATCACAGGACTATCAGTTTCATGGGCAGCTTGCATGATTGCCTGAATCTGCTCCATGTTGTTGACATTGAACGCTGGAATGCCGTAACCATTTTCTGCTGCATGGTCAAGCAGCAATCGCATAGGAACGAGCGCCATAGTATTCTCCTAGAACTATCGTATCGGACTGAACTAGCTATCTTGCCAAGAATATAACGTTTGACCTATCAATTCTTAAGACAATCTTACGATGTTGAGATAATATTACAACCTTATTACAAATTTTAGGTGAATGGTTGTGGCTCCTAAGCCATCAGCTTTGGACAGAGCCAACGCTAGTGCCGGTCAGTCGGTATGCTGAGAGCGTAGCGCACTCTCTACTGACAAATAGCAACTCTAGCCGTTAGGGGAGATTGTCAGGATTTGCTGAAGCAGCACTAAAGCGATAACCGCGACCATAAACCGTATGGATGAGGGCAGATTCCCCAGGAGCTTCAATTTTGCGACGCAGGAGTTTAATCTGGGCAGCAAGAGCATTGCTGGCAGGCTGCTCTTCCCCTTGCCAAAGGTGTCTATAAATTTGGTCATGGGTCAGCAATTGCCCTGGATGTTCCATCAGATAGGCTAGCAATGTACATTCCTTTTCTGACAGGTCGATCGTGCGTCCGCCGCGATAGGCTACCTGATTGCTTGGATCCAGTTCTAGATCAGCAACACGCAGGTGGGTAGATGTAGGCAGCGGGGTAGGCGCTGAGGTATGGGGCTGGTTGATGGGTCGGCGCAGCAAGGCTCGCACCCGTGCTAGTAATTCTCGCAGTTCAAAGG
The Cyanobacteriota bacterium DNA segment above includes these coding regions:
- a CDS encoding response regulator transcription factor, with product MRILVVDDEVELTNSLQRALTREGYLVDTAHDGAMGEALTTQTSYDLLILDWMLPQQSGLDICQHLRARGSTTPVLFLTAKDTIDDRVQGLDAGADDYLVKPFELRELLARVRALLRRPINQPHTSAPTPLPTSTHLRVADLELDPSNQVAYRGGRTIDLSEKECTLLAYLMEHPGQLLTHDQIYRHLWQGEEQPASNALAAQIKLLRRKIEAPGESALIHTVYGRGYRFSAASANPDNLP